A stretch of the Haloplanus aerogenes genome encodes the following:
- a CDS encoding 50S ribosomal protein L18e: MSKTNPRLNSLIAELKAVSRESGAGVWQDVADRLEKPRRTHAEVNLGQIERYAREDETVVVPGKVLGSGVLEKEVTVAAVDFSSTARTKIEQVGDAEPLQRVAEENPEGSNVRVIR; the protein is encoded by the coding sequence ACGAATCCGAGACTCAATAGTCTCATCGCCGAGTTGAAGGCGGTTTCGCGCGAGTCCGGCGCCGGTGTCTGGCAGGATGTCGCGGACCGTCTGGAGAAGCCACGGCGCACCCACGCGGAGGTCAACCTCGGGCAGATCGAACGATACGCCCGCGAAGACGAGACCGTCGTCGTGCCCGGCAAGGTGCTGGGCAGTGGTGTGCTCGAAAAAGAAGTTACCGTCGCAGCCGTCGACTTTTCGTCGACGGCGCGCACGAAGATCGAACAGGTCGGCGACGCCGAGCCGCTGCAGCGCGTCGCCGAGGAGAACCCCGAAGGATCGAACGTCCGGGTGATTCGATGA